One window of the Gemmatimonadota bacterium genome contains the following:
- a CDS encoding peptidyl-alpha-hydroxyglycine alpha-amidating lyase family protein, translating into MATYQYRVVEGWGRGPEGKEMGGVVPDVAVDSQDRVYVTLREPAGILVYDSEGRFLGAWGDDVLSNPHNIWIDPADRIYCADVADHTVRIFSTDGEVLQTLGMPGQTGASGEPFNMPTKAMATPSGEIFVSDGYGQHRVHRFSAKGERILSWGEEGTGPGQFALPHDLCIDPRDRVLVSDRENHRIQLFDFDGNFLEEWTDIQSPNNIHIDADHIVYIAEAPQRVSIFDLDGALLARWGEEGSDPGQFIDPAHGICVDSRGDIYVTEVPYQPNRLQKFARI; encoded by the coding sequence ATGGCAACTTATCAATACCGCGTTGTTGAAGGATGGGGACGAGGTCCCGAAGGGAAAGAGATGGGTGGGGTCGTGCCCGATGTGGCAGTTGACTCGCAGGATCGCGTTTATGTCACCCTGCGAGAGCCTGCGGGTATTCTCGTTTACGATTCGGAAGGTCGCTTTCTCGGTGCCTGGGGTGATGATGTGCTCTCGAATCCGCACAATATCTGGATCGACCCGGCGGATCGGATTTACTGTGCGGATGTTGCCGATCATACGGTGCGTATCTTCAGCACGGATGGAGAAGTGCTTCAGACCCTGGGGATGCCAGGCCAGACAGGTGCATCGGGCGAGCCGTTCAACATGCCAACCAAGGCAATGGCCACTCCATCAGGTGAGATTTTTGTTTCGGACGGATACGGCCAGCACCGGGTGCATCGTTTTTCAGCGAAAGGCGAACGGATTCTTTCCTGGGGCGAGGAAGGCACGGGACCCGGCCAGTTTGCCCTGCCGCACGATTTGTGCATTGACCCACGCGACCGTGTGCTTGTAAGCGACCGGGAAAACCACCGCATTCAGCTTTTCGATTTTGATGGGAACTTTCTGGAGGAGTGGACAGATATCCAATCTCCGAATAACATTCACATCGATGCAGATCATATTGTCTATATTGCCGAAGCGCCCCAGCGCGTCAGCATTTTTGACCTGGATGGTGCTCTGCTGGCAAGATGGGGCGAGGAAGGCTCAGATCCCGGGCAGTTTATCGATCCCGCGCACGGCATCTGCGTTGATAGTCGCGGTGATATTTACGTCACCGAAGTGCCCTACCAACCCAATCGACTGCAAAAATTCGCACGAATTTGA
- a CDS encoding SDR family oxidoreductase, with translation MRDLFSLEGKTALVTGGSTGIGAMIAEGFVNFGAKVYIVARREEVLKKKQEELAQIGSCEYIAADVSSVSGIKALAKAYGEREQSLDILINNAGISDGRREIEDVTEETWDAVMDLNLKSIFFMTQAFLPFLRVEASPETPCNVINIASIDGCGKLNTAYNYAYGASKAGVIHLGRHLGDSLAWEGIQVNTISPGDFPSDLNKVARDHTDEMKKSIPGKRVGEKENIAGMAIFLASQAGNFSVGSNLVVDGGESVRGIQRAFFASVWPDWVKLDR, from the coding sequence CACTGGAGGGAAAAACCGCACTGGTGACTGGTGGTTCGACTGGCATCGGAGCGATGATAGCCGAAGGCTTTGTCAATTTTGGGGCGAAGGTTTACATTGTCGCACGCAGAGAAGAGGTTCTAAAAAAGAAACAAGAGGAACTTGCACAAATCGGCTCCTGCGAGTATATCGCAGCCGATGTAAGTTCAGTCTCCGGAATCAAGGCGCTGGCAAAGGCCTACGGTGAACGAGAACAGTCGCTCGATATTTTGATCAACAACGCTGGAATCAGCGATGGTCGCAGGGAGATCGAGGATGTGACGGAGGAAACATGGGACGCGGTGATGGATCTCAATCTCAAAAGCATCTTTTTTATGACCCAGGCGTTTCTGCCATTCCTGCGCGTGGAGGCTTCCCCAGAAACACCGTGCAATGTGATCAATATCGCGTCTATCGACGGCTGTGGTAAACTCAATACAGCTTATAATTATGCCTACGGAGCCAGCAAAGCAGGTGTGATCCATTTGGGCCGACACCTGGGTGATAGTTTGGCCTGGGAAGGGATTCAAGTCAACACCATCTCCCCTGGCGATTTTCCCAGCGATTTGAATAAGGTGGCTCGGGATCACACAGACGAGATGAAGAAGAGCATTCCAGGCAAGCGGGTTGGAGAGAAGGAAAACATCGCAGGCATGGCCATCTTTCTCGCTTCGCAAGCCGGCAACTTCAGCGTAGGCTCCAATCTTGTTGTTGACGGCGGGGAGAGCGTACGGGGCATCCAGCGAGCATTTTTTGCCAGCGTTTGGCCCGATTGGGTTAAACTGGACAGGTAG